In Labrus bergylta chromosome 6, fLabBer1.1, whole genome shotgun sequence, the following proteins share a genomic window:
- the ankrd29 gene encoding ankyrin repeat domain-containing protein 29 isoform X2, with amino-acid sequence MVASYSGHYDCAKELIMQGADINYQRETGSTALFFASQQGHQDITKLLFEFGASTEFQTKDGGTALTVASQYGHSKVVDNLLKNGANVHDQLNDGATPLFLAAQEGHITVIRQLLSSGAKVNQAREDGTAPLWMAAQMGQSEAVKVLLLRGADRDADRQDGSTALFKAALKGHSGVIEELLKFSPSLGLLKNGSTALHAAVVGGNLRSVLLLLGANADPKLPNKNNELPADLTKNDRILKLLQPKMLNVDS; translated from the exons ATGGTGGCGTCTTATAGCGGCCATTATGATTGTGCCAAAGAACTGATAATGCAAGGAGCTGACATCAACTATCAGAGAGAG ACAGGTTCCACGGCTCTGTTTTTCGCCTCACAGCAGGGACACCAAGACATCACAAAGCTCCTGTTTGAGTTCGGAGCCTCCACAGAGTTTCAGACAAAG gACGGCGGCACGGCTCTCACCGTCGCCTCTCAGTACGGACACTCCAAGGTGGTGGACAACCTGCTGAAGAACGGAGCCAATGTTCATGACCAGCTCAAT gatggTGCCACCCCTCTGTTTCTCGCTGCCCAGGAGGGTCACATAACTGTGATTCGTCAGCTGCTTTCATCCGGTGCCAAGGTTAACCAGGCCAGAGAG GACGGCACTGCCCCCCTGTGGATGGCGGCTCAGATGGGTCAAAGTGAGGCGGTGAAGGTGCTTCTCTTACGTGGAGCAGATCGAGACGCTGACAGACAA GATGGATCCACAGCGTTATTCAAAGCAGCTTTAAAGGGACACAGCGGCGTCATCGAGGAGCTCCTCAAGTTTTCTCCTTCTCTCGGCCTTCTAAAG AACGGATCCACCGCCCTTCATGCTGCTGTTGTGGGAGGAAATCTACGatctgttctgctgctgctgggagcaAATGCAGACCCAAAGCTGCCAAACAAG aataaTGAACTCCCTGCAGATCTTACAAAAAACGACCGCATCCTGAAACTTTTACAACCAAAAATGTTGAACGTTGACAGTTGA
- the ankrd29 gene encoding ankyrin repeat domain-containing protein 29 isoform X1, translating into MSFKKDTPLSNAVFWAARKGNLALLQLLLNSGRVDADCRDSYGTTALMVASYSGHYDCAKELIMQGADINYQRETGSTALFFASQQGHQDITKLLFEFGASTEFQTKDGGTALTVASQYGHSKVVDNLLKNGANVHDQLNDGATPLFLAAQEGHITVIRQLLSSGAKVNQAREDGTAPLWMAAQMGQSEAVKVLLLRGADRDADRQDGSTALFKAALKGHSGVIEELLKFSPSLGLLKNGSTALHAAVVGGNLRSVLLLLGANADPKLPNKNNELPADLTKNDRILKLLQPKMLNVDS; encoded by the exons ATGTCTTTTAAG AAGGACACACCCCTGTCTAATGCTGTGTTTTGGGCAGCAAGGAAGGGGAACCTGGcactcctgcagctgctgctgaacAGCGGCCGAGTGGACGCAGACTGCAGAGACAGT taTGGGACCACAGCGCTGATGGTGGCGTCTTATAGCGGCCATTATGATTGTGCCAAAGAACTGATAATGCAAGGAGCTGACATCAACTATCAGAGAGAG ACAGGTTCCACGGCTCTGTTTTTCGCCTCACAGCAGGGACACCAAGACATCACAAAGCTCCTGTTTGAGTTCGGAGCCTCCACAGAGTTTCAGACAAAG gACGGCGGCACGGCTCTCACCGTCGCCTCTCAGTACGGACACTCCAAGGTGGTGGACAACCTGCTGAAGAACGGAGCCAATGTTCATGACCAGCTCAAT gatggTGCCACCCCTCTGTTTCTCGCTGCCCAGGAGGGTCACATAACTGTGATTCGTCAGCTGCTTTCATCCGGTGCCAAGGTTAACCAGGCCAGAGAG GACGGCACTGCCCCCCTGTGGATGGCGGCTCAGATGGGTCAAAGTGAGGCGGTGAAGGTGCTTCTCTTACGTGGAGCAGATCGAGACGCTGACAGACAA GATGGATCCACAGCGTTATTCAAAGCAGCTTTAAAGGGACACAGCGGCGTCATCGAGGAGCTCCTCAAGTTTTCTCCTTCTCTCGGCCTTCTAAAG AACGGATCCACCGCCCTTCATGCTGCTGTTGTGGGAGGAAATCTACGatctgttctgctgctgctgggagcaAATGCAGACCCAAAGCTGCCAAACAAG aataaTGAACTCCCTGCAGATCTTACAAAAAACGACCGCATCCTGAAACTTTTACAACCAAAAATGTTGAACGTTGACAGTTGA